One genomic region from Euleptes europaea isolate rEulEur1 chromosome 6, rEulEur1.hap1, whole genome shotgun sequence encodes:
- the LOC130478870 gene encoding 40S ribosomal protein S2, with translation MVDDAGAAGGAGGAGGGGSGPGAARGGFRGGFGSGLRGRGQGRGRGRGRGRGARGKAEDKEWIPVTKLGCLVKDMKIKSLEEIYLFSLPIKESEIIDFFLASSLKDEVLKIMPVQKQTRAGQRTQFKAFVAIGDYNGHAGLGVKCSKEVATAIRGAIILAKLSIVPVRRGYWGNKIGKPHTVSCKVTGRCGSVLVRLIPAPRGTGIVSTPVPKKLMMMAGIDDCYTSARGCTANLGNFAKATFDAISKTYSYLTPDLWKETVFTKSPYQEFTDHLAKTHAARVSVQRTQAAAVATT, from the coding sequence ATGGTGGATGACGCCGGTGCCGCGGGAGGGGCAGGAGGAGccggtggtggtggtagtggtccTGGAGCTGCCAGAGGGGGCTTCCGGGGAGGCTTTGGCAGCGGCCTACGAGGCCGCGGACAGGGGCGCGGAAGAGGGCGTGGACGCGGCCGTGGTGCCcgtgggaaagctgaagataaagAATGGATTCCAGTTACCAAGCTCGGCTGCCTGGTCAAGGACATGAAAATCAAGTCTCTGGAAGAGATCTACCTCTTTTCCCTTCCAATCAAGGAGTCGGAGATCATTGACTTTTTCTTGGCCTCTTCGCTGAAGGACGAAGTTCTGAAGATCATGCCTGTCCAGAAGCAAACCCGGGCCGGGCAGCGCACCCAGTTCAAGGCCTTCGTTGCCATCGGAGACTACAATGGCCACGCCGGTCTTGGCGTCAAATGCTCCAAGGAAGTTGCCACTGCAATTCGCGGGGCCATCATCTTGGCTAAGCTGTCCATCGTGCCGGTGAGGCGTGGCTATTGGGGTAACAAGATTGGCAAGCCCCACACCGTGTCGTGCAAGGTGACGGGCCGCTGTGGGTCTGTCCTGGTGCGCCTCATCCCTGCGCCACGCGGCACTGGAATCGTGTCCACCCCAGTGCCCAAGAAACTGATGATGATGGCTGGGATCGATGACTGCTATACCTCTGCCAGGGGCTGTACCGCCAACCTGGGCAACTTTGCTAAGGCCACCTTCGATGCCATCTCCAAGACCTACAGTTACCTGACCCCCGACCTTTGGAAAGAGACAGTGTTCACCAAGTCTCCTTACCAGGAGTTCACTGACCATCTGGCCAAGACCCATGCCGCCAGAGTCTCTGTGCAAAGGACCCAGGCAGCCGCTGTGGCAACCACCTAA